In Solanum pennellii chromosome 3, SPENNV200, a single window of DNA contains:
- the LOC107015483 gene encoding uncharacterized protein At5g39865: protein MDRFRDDEIHKPKSSIMFNRSMTLHNAANPIEFPEKTVYFYPSPPSIERHGSVKKLHTSSLGSSFKGTVKKLCSLFESRKPSNLQPQSPTKPAKSFNSDSRVPSFGCTLPGTEDSVVIYFTSLRGIRRTFEDCYTVRMILKSFRVKIDERDISMDSAYKKELQNVLGPKNVTLPQVFIKGKYVGGAEVIKQLNEVGELSKLLRGLPLRPPGYTCEGCGDMRFLPCSNCDGSRKYFDEDEGQLRRCPQCNENGLVRCPLCCS from the coding sequence ATGGATCGTTTCAGGGATGATGAAATTCATAAACCTAAATCATCCATCATGTTTAATCGATCCATGACGCTTCATAACGCTGCTAATCCAATCGAATTCCCTGAAAAAACTGTTTATTTTTACCCTTCTCCTCCTTCTATTGAACGGCATGGCTCTGTCAAGAAGCTTCATACCTCTTCTTTAGGATCTTCTTTTAAGGGTACCGTCAAAAAACTATGCTCTCTTTTTGAATCTCGTAAACCATCCAATTTACAACCTCAAAGCCCTACAAAGCCTGCAAAATCATTTAATTCTGATTCTAGGGTTCCGTCTTTTGGATGTACCTTGCCTGGAACAGAGGACTCGGTTGTTATATATTTTACTAGTCTTCGTGGGATTAGGAGAACGTTTGAGGATTGTTATACGGTTAGAATGATTCTTAAGAGTTTTCGGGTCAAAATTGATGAAAGAGATATTTCAATGGATAGTGCGTATAAAAAAGAACTGCAGAATGTTTTGGGTCCGAAGAATGTGACTTTGCCCCAAGTTTTTATCAAAGGGAAGTATGTTGGAGGGGCTGAAGTGATCAAGCAATTGAATGAAGTGGGCGAGTTGTCCAAGTTGTTAAGAGGATTACCTCTTAGGCCACCTGGGTATACTTGTGAAGGATGCGGGGACATGCGCTTCTTGCCTTGCTCCAATTGTGATGGCAGCAGAAAATATTTTGATGAGGATGAAGGACAGCTCAGGAGATGTCCACAGTGCAATGAGAATGGCTTGGTTCGTTGCCCTCTTTGTTGTTCTTGA